In the Duncaniella freteri genome, one interval contains:
- the istA gene encoding IS21 family transposase, with product MATQPISMNIIKQVLIRLSQKESIRSIASALHISKNTVSRYKSIAEADPLTTRELIALEDTVLNHRFNGGSPAYCDERMEVLKELLPALEKELKKPHVTSQLLWEEYRRDHPDGYSLSQFRYHISQHMKAVTPSTLLRDLYQPGQKMLIDFAGDRLSYIDTDTGEEVFVETYVAIMPYSGMTFVMCVRSQGIEQFLMATVRALEFFGGVPKILVPDNLKSAVKKADSYEPDLTTGMNDLANHYLCVAQPARVRKPKDKALVEDAVNKAYRHIYAPLRNRIFHSLEELNEAVAELVDRYNQKRLTGCDYSRRECFLASEKPMLAPLPQAPFEFKRRATLKVAPNSFITFGANRNSYSVPYRLIGQQVDVTFTATQVRVYHSGECVATHMRSYRRNDYTYVEEHLPPKSREYRAYSAEYFISKAERISPEFKTIIEAIFAGGQPEQVYFRTAQGFFSLQRDSDPALFRQACTIAVCHGNLRYRFVKALIKTQCEGFRENADELTPPGNHSNIRGKAAFA from the coding sequence ATGGCAACACAACCGATAAGCATGAATATCATCAAGCAGGTGCTGATACGCCTGTCGCAAAAGGAATCGATCCGTTCAATTGCTTCAGCGCTCCATATCAGCAAGAACACAGTCAGCCGCTACAAGTCGATAGCTGAGGCGGACCCTCTTACGACACGCGAACTTATAGCGCTGGAGGACACGGTTCTGAACCACCGTTTCAACGGGGGCAGCCCGGCGTATTGCGATGAGCGGATGGAAGTTCTGAAGGAACTTCTGCCCGCTTTGGAGAAAGAACTGAAAAAACCGCATGTCACATCGCAGCTGTTATGGGAGGAATACCGCAGAGATCACCCCGACGGCTACAGCCTGTCGCAGTTCCGCTATCACATATCCCAGCATATGAAAGCGGTCACTCCCTCGACGTTACTTCGCGACCTGTATCAGCCGGGACAGAAGATGCTGATTGACTTTGCCGGGGACCGTCTGTCGTATATTGACACTGACACAGGGGAGGAGGTGTTTGTGGAGACGTATGTGGCCATAATGCCGTACTCGGGCATGACTTTTGTCATGTGCGTGCGGTCACAGGGGATAGAGCAGTTTCTGATGGCCACGGTCAGGGCTCTGGAGTTTTTCGGAGGTGTCCCGAAGATACTGGTGCCTGACAATCTGAAATCGGCGGTCAAGAAGGCCGATTCCTACGAACCTGACCTGACTACAGGCATGAACGACCTTGCCAACCACTATCTGTGTGTGGCACAGCCCGCGAGAGTTCGCAAGCCCAAGGACAAGGCTCTGGTCGAGGATGCCGTCAACAAGGCCTACCGTCATATCTACGCCCCGCTGCGCAACCGCATCTTCCACTCTCTGGAAGAACTAAACGAGGCAGTCGCTGAGCTTGTCGACCGCTATAACCAGAAGCGGCTGACCGGCTGCGATTACTCGCGGCGTGAGTGCTTCCTGGCCTCCGAGAAACCGATGCTGGCTCCGCTACCGCAGGCTCCGTTCGAGTTCAAACGCCGCGCCACACTGAAGGTGGCCCCGAACAGCTTCATCACCTTCGGGGCGAACCGCAACTCATACTCCGTGCCTTACCGTCTGATCGGGCAGCAGGTGGATGTCACCTTCACAGCCACGCAGGTACGCGTATATCACTCGGGAGAATGCGTGGCCACACACATGCGCTCATACCGCCGCAACGACTACACCTATGTCGAGGAGCACCTTCCTCCAAAATCAAGGGAATACCGCGCATACAGCGCCGAGTACTTCATATCCAAAGCCGAACGCATCAGCCCCGAGTTCAAGACAATAATAGAGGCCATATTCGCCGGAGGACAGCCCGAACAGGTATACTTCCGCACTGCCCAGGGCTTCTTCAGTCTCCAACGCGACAGCGACCCGGCCCTGTTCCGTCAGGCATGTACCATAGCCGTCTGCCACGGCAATCTGCGCTACAGGTTCGTCAAGGCTCTCATCAAGACACAATGCGAGGGCTTCCGTGAGAACGCCGATGAACTGACGCCTCCCGGAAATCACTCCAACATCCGCGGAAAAGCGGCTTTCGCATAA
- the istB gene encoding IS21-like element helper ATPase IstB, with product MERILSELRQMRLPGMAQTWQSLMETRQATSLNIVDGLRLLLQGEHDMRRANRNARLLKNARFRYQVSVDELAYDSARGLDKAYITQMCAGEYIRRGIPVIITGATGTGKSWLASALGHHACISGFKTRYWSILKLMEDLAMARVERQTKRLFEKIASYDLIIIDDFGIKKLNNEQILDLMEIIEDRHGRKATIIASQIPVSDWYDCLETNTTAADAILDRMVHSAIRFELKGDSLRKNH from the coding sequence ATGGAAAGAATCCTTTCTGAACTCCGACAGATGCGCCTTCCGGGAATGGCGCAGACATGGCAGAGCCTGATGGAAACACGTCAGGCAACTTCACTCAACATCGTGGACGGACTCCGTCTTCTCCTTCAGGGAGAACACGACATGCGCCGGGCAAACCGGAATGCCCGGCTTCTCAAAAACGCCCGGTTCCGCTATCAGGTGTCAGTCGACGAACTCGCATACGACTCTGCGCGTGGTCTTGACAAAGCATACATCACCCAGATGTGTGCCGGCGAATACATCAGGCGCGGCATTCCTGTGATCATAACCGGAGCCACCGGCACGGGCAAAAGCTGGCTCGCATCGGCCCTCGGACATCATGCCTGCATATCCGGCTTCAAGACCCGCTACTGGAGCATCCTCAAACTCATGGAAGACCTCGCCATGGCAAGAGTCGAGCGTCAGACCAAGAGGCTCTTCGAGAAGATAGCCTCTTACGACCTGATCATAATCGACGACTTCGGAATCAAGAAACTCAACAACGAGCAGATACTCGACCTTATGGAGATCATCGAGGACCGCCACGGCCGCAAGGCGACAATCATAGCCTCGCAAATCCCCGTCTCCGACTGGTACGACTGTCTGGAGACAAACACCACCGCCGCCGACGCCATACTCGACCGGATGGTGCACTCAGCGATACGTTTTGAGCTAAAAGGCGACAGTCTCAGAAAAAATCATTAA